TGCCGAGCGTTTCGAGATCGATCGCCTCGGCGCGCGAAACCGCGATCGCCTGCAGTCCGCCGAACAGCGCACCCCACATCAGGGCGAGCACGGCGCTGTCGAGTGCGTTGGCAAGGCCCGGATCGGCGCCGATATGCTGGACATTGCCGCCGAGCGCGGCGAGCACCGCGCGGCTTTCCTCAAATGCTGCGGCTGGGCCGGAGACGAGCAGCGTGCCCGCTTCGGTGCCGATGAAATCCGGCGTCGCCAGGATTGCGCCGTCTAGGTAGCGGATGCCATGTCGCCCGGCCCAATCCTGCACCTCGCGGGCGCCGTCTGGCGTGCCGGAGGTCAGCTCGATGATCAGCTTGCCCTTGAGGGCGCCAGTGACGTCGGGGTCGCGCAGCAGGCTTTGCGTCGCCTGGTAGTCGCTGACATTGACGATGACGATGTCGGACGCGGCGACGGCGTTGCGCACACTGGCCGCCACCTCGGCTCCGGCAGCGGCGAGCGACGCCGCCTTTGCCGGCGTGCGGTTCCATACCGTCGTCGGGTGTCCGGCCTTCAGCAGCGCATGCGCCAGTGCCGATCCCATTCGCCCCATTCCCAAAACGCTGATTGCAGGTTGCATGTCCAGTCTCCATATCCATGGCGCGGGTCGGCGCTGGTGCGCGTCCCGCTTCGATTGTTCGACGCGACGGGATTGTCGTCGCGGCTGAGACGTAAGGTGGGGCAACCCGGTCGCAATACGCACCCGCGGGTAAGTGGTTACCCCTGCGTAAGGGAGGAAGACATGACGGATGCGATGGAGAACTGCGGTTTCATGACCGCGCTGCGGGCGATCGAGGGCAAGTGGAAGGTCGATATCCTCTGCGAACTCGGCAAGGCGGCGCGCCGCTTCGGGCGCCTGCGCCAGGCGATGCCCGCCATCAGCGAGAAGATGCTGGCGCAGCAGCTGCGCGAACTGGAGGCCGACGGCCTCGTCAGCCGCACCATCTATGCCGAAACGCCGCCAAAGGTGGTCTATTCGCTGACCAAACGCGGTGCTGCGCTGAACGTGGCGGCGGATGCGCTCTGCAAGTGGGGCGAAGAGTTCGGCGACGCGGGGCAGGTCGAGGCGAGGGCGGTTGCGGCGGGCTGACCGCCGCGACGTCAGCGTGGCTATGTGCGAGATCGCGTTCGAGCGGCATTGAAGCCACGATGCCGGCCGCAGCAGCTCCTCGATCTGTTGCCGGGTCCGTTGGCGCCGCGATCTTGGCGGCTGCAGCCCTGTCTGCCTCCATCCCTGCTCGTGACAGGGATCACGTAGCCATGCGGCCGCACGGCGGACAGCGCCGGCAGCACGCTGGGGCTTGCATTCTCGGAAATGAGCCCTTCGCGCCGCAGACGCGGCGCTGCTGGATTCCTGTGACAGGCACAGGAATGAGGGCGGCCGGGTAAATCCCGGCAATTCTTCGGCGACGCTGCTGACGCCGCGAGCCGATTTTATGAGAGGGCCGCGCTCCGGTTACCGTCGTCACACCTATGCCGCCAGGATCTCTTCGGATGCGTCCCTCTCCTGTCACAGCGATCCAGCCGCCGCGCGTTGGCGCGGCTGGAAATGCCGAGCCAACGCACTCAAGTCCCCTTGGTTGACCGACGCATCCCGTCGCGCGGCAGATGCGATGCTGGCATCAAGCGACGGGCACAGGAACGGGCGCGGCGGGGGGGCCTGGGTCGGGCAGCCGCCGCGCGCGCCGGCCTACTTCACCACCACATGGCGTTTCTTGCCGAGCGAGAGCCGGAGCGGGCGCCTGCCGATGGTCACCAGTCCGTCCGCATCCTCGACGACCTCGCCGTCGATGCGGACGCCGCGGCCGCTGATCGCCCGCCGTGCCTCGCTCTTCGACGACGCCAATCCGGCCAGGACGAGCAGGTCGACCAGCACCACGCCGGCGGCGCGCTCGGCGTCGAGTTCGACCGTCGGCAAGCCTGCGGCGGCTTCGCCTTGCCCGAAAGCCTGCCGCGCCGTTTCGAGCGCCAGCCTTGCAGCATCGACCCCATGCACCAGCGCCGTCGCCTCGTTGGCGAGCCGTTCCTTCACCGCGTTCAGTTCCGCCCCTTCGGCGCGGCCGAGGCTCTCGATCTCGTCGAGCGGCAGGTCGGTGAAGAGTTTGAGGAAGCGCGCCACGTCGGCATCCTCGGCGTTGCGCCAGAACTGCCAGTAGTCGTAGGGCGACAGGCGGTCTTCGTTGACCCAGATGGCGCCGGCCGCCGTCTTGCCCATCTTGGCGCCGGAGGCGGTGGTCAAGAGCGGCGTGGTCATGCCGAAGACTTCGACGCCCTCGATCCGCCGCAACAGATCGACGCCGCCGACGATGTTGCCCCATTGGTCGCCGCCGCCGAGCTGCACCCGGCAGCCGGTGCGGCGGAACAGTTCGAGGAAATCGACCGCCTGCAGGATCATGTAGTTGAATTCGAGGAAGCTCAAATTCTCCTGCTGCTCCAGCCGCGTTTTCACGCTGTCGAAGGAGAGCATGCGGTTGACCGAGAAATGCTTGCCGACATCGCGCAGCATGTCGATCCAGGCCATCCGGTCCAGCCAGTCGGCATTGTTGACCAAGACGGCATCGGTCGGCCCGTCGCCAAACGTCAGCAGCCGCTCGAACACTTTGCGGATGCCGGCGACATTCGCCGCGATTTCCGCCTCCGACAGCATCGGCCGCGCCGCCGAGCGAAAGCTCGGATCGCCGATGCGCGTCGTGCCGCCACCGATCAGCGCGATCGGCTTGTGGCCCGCCTGCTGCAGCCGCCTGAGCGCCATGATCGGCATGAGATGCCCGACATGCAGACTGTCCGCCGTTGCATCGAAACCGGCATAAACAGGCACGATGCCGCCCGCAAAGGCGCGATCGACGCCCGCAAGGTCCGTCACCTGGTTGACATAACCGCGCTCGACCAACGTCCGGGCGATCGCGGACTGCGGTTCAAAGGCATCGGTGGGGTTGTCTGCATCTGTCATCGGTACTCTCCATGGCTATGCCGCCAGGAAGCACCGAACAAAACAAAGCCGCCTGACGGCGGCTTGTTTCAAGACATGATCGAAACGCGCCGCTCCCTATGGGGACGTCGCATAATAGGTGGCAGCGATGAGCGCAGTTTTGATCATCGGGAGGTTGTAGCTGGGAATGGGGGAGGCGGCAAGTGGGGGAGAAGATTGGGCCTGCGTGAGAAGGGGCGTAGCAATCCAAATCTCGACCTTAGCTGCCTGCTGTCGATCGCTGAGAGGGAGTACTTGTCAACGTCGACTTCCACGATCGAACGGTTCGAAGGTCAGCGCTCCTGTGTTTCACTAACCTGTAGATTGTTTTTTGTTGAAATTGCAACCATTTAAAGAATCTTCTAAAACGGTCAAGGAGCGTATCTCTTTGAGTAGGAAGGCAGAATATGTCGGGTAGGGGGCAGCATTTCATACCGCAGCACTTCCAGAAGCCGTTCACGGTCACCGACTCCAAAGATCAATTGTGGTTACATCGGCGAGGAAAGCGAGAGCCCATTCTGGTAGCGCGAAGCGACGCGGCAAAACAGCGTGATTTCTATTCCGAGCCCAACCTCGACGGTGTAAATACGCTCGATGATCTGATTACCGAATACGAACACACCATATTTGCGCTTGTGGATGAGTTGCGTCACCTCTCTGCTGGTTCTCAAGTTGATGGCGCAATCGCGGCTGAAGTTGCTGTACATTTTGCTGTGAGATCGTCCCATACGCGAAGTGTCATCTCCGCTGCCTCAAGCGGCCTGGCGAAAGCGCTTTCTGCAATCATCCGTGAGCCTCAAATGCTGGGGAGCCGACGACTTCCTTCGCATCGGCCGCCCGAAGCTATTTCACAAGCGATACTCGAACGAATCACGGCAAACGAGTTCGACAAGGTCACGGGCGTTAACTCGTCTGCGCTAATGCGGATCGCATACATCGCAATCCGAGAGCAGATAGATCAGCTTGTTGACGAGGCACGTAGCACCCTCTCAGTTGTGGTTGATCAGTTTGCTGATGGGGCGAAGACAATGGCTCGTGACACTCACAGAAAAATGCTGTCAGAATCCCTTGCTCCAAGACATAGGGTATCTGTGCTTCAAGAGCTTAGCTGGAAAATCGTCGCTCACGAATGTGGTGCCGCAATCCTCCCGGATTGCATCTGTATAGCTAGCGACAGTTCCGGGAAGTGGATGCCCCTGATTTTAGGCAATGATATTTCGCTTCTTGTCTTGCCATTGTCGCCAAATGCACTTCTAGTTGGGAAAATAGAAGGTGAATTATCCTTTGAGGCAGCGGATTTTAACTCTATTGCCGCTAGTTCGTGTTTTGACTTCTTTTTGGCGAAAGAGCCGATTGGTATCAAAGGCTTTGACTCGGCGGCGTTGGGTGGGAGTGTCCGTAGTCAAATTGACGGTCTTATATCAGGGGGCGTGCTGGAAGCATTCGACGAATATTTTCGGGTGCAGCCATCTGACCAAGCTTCTGCTCTAGAGGGCATCAATGAGTACCCCGAACCATCAGGCCATCACAGCTATCAGATCTCCCTCTTCGATTTTGGCGACAACGCCTTCGCACAGGAAGTCGCGACTGCCCTGATTGCGCTGATCGACGAATATGGACTTGGACAGGCATGCCTTACAATTGATGGCTTTACCTTCGCACATGACTATCAGGAAGCGATAAAAACCGTTGAACGCGGTTTCCAAACATCAGGACCAATCCAGACCATTGCATCTCCCCTGGCTACCGGAGTGGCAATGCCAATTACAGTTTTGAGAGACAATAGACCTCAAACACGATTTGTAATTCGCGGATTCGTAGCCGAGGGTCTTGCTTCGTCAGACGATGAATATCGAAGAATGTCAGCGGAAGTCATCCGCGATCTGCTCGCCGGCGCGTCTTTGGATTTCCTTGTGCGCACGCGGTTTTCCAGTTGGATGCTGCGTCCCATTGAAACACCTATTGAGTCCTTCTTCTATGGACACGCTGGTGGCCTGTTTGATGTCTACTTTCGTAGCCGAGCGTCCGCGTTGGATCTTAGGGATGCAGATTCTCATATCGAATCTTTGCAGGAGCATCTGCCGCAAATCATCGCTGATTGCATAACGAGGCGTCGTGCTTACAGGACTGACGCCGACCTCGATGGATTTTTAGATTTCGCATTCTCTAATGTAAAATTGTTGCTACTCCAGATTGTTCGGGTGCTTGGGGCGCATGCTGCTGTCGCCAAAAAAGCGACAACTCCTGCTGCACTTGAAGGATTGCTTCGGGAGTATCAACTGAGCGATTGGGCAAGGTTGTTTGCTAATGATTTAGATCAGTTTTATCTCGGTCTAGACGAGTGGAATGACTTCGAGCAGATATTTTTTACACACAGACATTTTGAGAGATGGTTGTTATTGCTCGGCATCGTCGTTGAAGAGAAAAAAGATGGGACGTTTTACGTTCATGTACCAATTGGTATTGACGCCGAGTATCTCGAAGGCCTGCAACACTGACTTTTCTGCATGCTGCGGCACGTCTCCTCGCTAGACCGACACTTTTTGCCGGAGTCTCTAGATCGATCATCAGTCGTGGGGACAGCGCAGGCTAGCGTCGTGATCCTTCGCGGGGGCGTGGGATAATCTGGTGTCAGCTACGGCTGCGCCGTGACCTTACAAGCGCAGTTTTGATTCACCGCCCTCTCTTACCTTCGCTCCGACCCGCCTGCAACTTCCGGTCCACCTGATCCTGAACCGGTGCCGGCTTCTCCCGCGTGAAGATGGGGTTCTCGGCACTTGGTGGATCACCAGCTTTTCGATGCGGCCAACTGTCATTTCGTCCGGTGTGTTCCTGCAGAATAGCGATCGGTCCGGGCCACAACGTTGTAGGCTATCTCGTTGAGGTCGGGTTTCTCGAAGTCGCCATCGGATAATCTGTCCCTTATGAGGAAGACGCCCCGCCACAGGCAGGCGGGGTATCTTGGCGGAGGAAGGGGCTTACCCGCCTCTGTCCTGCCGGACATCTCCCCCACAAGGGGGGCGCTGGGCTCGCCATTGCCGGATCGTTTGATCTCGTAGGAGTGACGAGGCTGACTATCGTTTGGCTACCGCCCCGGCCTTCCCGTTTTCCCCTTCGTCCGACCCTTCTGCCGCTTCTGGTCCGCCGGGTCCTCATACGACCCCACACCCGGCTTTGCCCGCGTAATGATCGGCTTGTCCGGCACATGACCGATGACCGGTTTTTCGGTGCGGCCGACGGTCATTTCGTCGAGGGTGTTGCGGCGGAACAGGGATT
The nucleotide sequence above comes from Ensifer sp. PDNC004. Encoded proteins:
- a CDS encoding NAD(P)-dependent oxidoreductase, translated to MQPAISVLGMGRMGSALAHALLKAGHPTTVWNRTPAKAASLAAAGAEVAASVRNAVAASDIVIVNVSDYQATQSLLRDPDVTGALKGKLIIELTSGTPDGAREVQDWAGRHGIRYLDGAILATPDFIGTEAGTLLVSGPAAAFEESRAVLAALGGNVQHIGADPGLANALDSAVLALMWGALFGGLQAIAVSRAEAIDLETLGKQWSATAPVIDGLVGDLIRRSAAGRYAADGETLSSVSPHYGAFHHLVELMAARGIDRTITDGYEAIFRRAIDAGHLHDDFASLSLFMGRR
- a CDS encoding helix-turn-helix domain-containing protein, whose protein sequence is MTDAMENCGFMTALRAIEGKWKVDILCELGKAARRFGRLRQAMPAISEKMLAQQLRELEADGLVSRTIYAETPPKVVYSLTKRGAALNVAADALCKWGEEFGDAGQVEARAVAAG
- the tyrS gene encoding tyrosine--tRNA ligase, whose amino-acid sequence is MTDADNPTDAFEPQSAIARTLVERGYVNQVTDLAGVDRAFAGGIVPVYAGFDATADSLHVGHLMPIMALRRLQQAGHKPIALIGGGTTRIGDPSFRSAARPMLSEAEIAANVAGIRKVFERLLTFGDGPTDAVLVNNADWLDRMAWIDMLRDVGKHFSVNRMLSFDSVKTRLEQQENLSFLEFNYMILQAVDFLELFRRTGCRVQLGGGDQWGNIVGGVDLLRRIEGVEVFGMTTPLLTTASGAKMGKTAAGAIWVNEDRLSPYDYWQFWRNAEDADVARFLKLFTDLPLDEIESLGRAEGAELNAVKERLANEATALVHGVDAARLALETARQAFGQGEAAAGLPTVELDAERAAGVVLVDLLVLAGLASSKSEARRAISGRGVRIDGEVVEDADGLVTIGRRPLRLSLGKKRHVVVK